In one Coccinella septempunctata chromosome 6, icCocSept1.1, whole genome shotgun sequence genomic region, the following are encoded:
- the LOC123314913 gene encoding uncharacterized protein LOC123314913, whose translation MLRATINLNEGIDISTFPSVIPYLKRKAEGYKPKKYLTLSKQDVDKFLSVADEKHYLLSKVILIFGVAGACRRHELVSLTTTAVHDSGTHFLVKLTDTKSKKNRSFIEIIRRYMRLRPAYITHSRFFMNYIKGECTVQPVGVHKIAGVPRVVAQFLGLENPSSYTGHCFRRTSATILANSWATMESIKRLGGWRSSTVAEGYIDESENTKISVATRILGQEVVDANLVRGSSNDETSRVFQIENCASTSSSTSGMHFYNNKECVFNIH comes from the exons ATGTTACGAGCAACAATCAATTTGAATGAAGGGATAGATATAAGTACATTTCCCAGCGTCATTCCTTACCTTAAACGAAAGGCAGAGGGATACAAACCGAAAAAATATTTGACCCTAAGTAAACAAGATGTGGATAAATTTCTATCTGTAGCAGATGAAAAGCACTATTTATTAAGCAAG GTTATTCTCATATTTGGCGTTGCTGGTGCATGCCGACGCCACGAATTGGTTTCTTTGACTACAACTGCTGTACATGATAGTGGAACGCATTTCTTAGTAAAACTTACTGACacgaaatcaaaaaaaaatagatcCTTCATAGAAATAATCAGGAGGTACATGCGTCTTCGACCAGCTTATATTACCCACAGccgattttttatgaattatataAAAGGAGAATGCACTGTGCAACCAGTTGGAGTGCACAAAATTGCCGGAGTACCAAGAGTCGTTGCGCAATTTCTCGGTTTGGAAAACCCGTCTTCATATACCGGGCATTGTTTTAGACGAACATCGGCAACTATATTAGCAAATTCCTGGGCTACAATGGAAAGTATCAAGCGGCTGGGAGGCTGGCGTTCGTCAACCGTAGCGGAAGgctacatagatgaatcggagaatactaaaataagtgttgccaccagaatattgggccaggaagtagttgatgCTAACTTGGTCCGAGGTAGTAGCAATGATGAAACATCGAGAGTATTCCAGATtgaaaactgtgcttccacttcgagctcgacctcaggcatgcatttttataataacaaagaatgtgtatttaatattcac
- the LOC123314915 gene encoding uncharacterized protein LOC123314915 translates to MSRSILNALTVFALMSLSQASFKNDLEIFLTPWMNAAAGTLPLVRLIVNEIWFLQRDIMGLESEVLGPIYQNCDQKLITIEGRLTSEDSKNCIRGLRSILKLSTDKYQSDGFCFKLQQEKAERIVIPLFHSMFPTYPTPACPIPLLCKIDMYNFSPKNIREMMSVFKHLHKNFVNLIKFLVYFKKEIIACRRNSESYNALTTTILEVAPVCQKL, encoded by the coding sequence GCTTCCTTCAAAAATGACTTGGAAATATTTTTGACTCCTTGGATGAACGCAGCTGCTGGAACTCTGCCCTTGGTGCGTTTGATAGTGAACGAAATTTGGTTTCTTCAAAGAGATATTATGGGTCTTGAATCCGAGGTTTTGGGGCCCATCTACCAAAACTGTGACCAGAAATTGATCACCATTGAAGGGAGATTAACATCAGAAGACTCCAAAAATTGTATTCGGGGTCTGAGGAGTATTCTCAAACTATCAACTGATAAGTACCAATCAGATGGTTTCTGCTTCAAACTTCAGCAAGAGAAAGCTGAGAGAATTGTGATCCCACTGTTCCATTCTATGTTTCCTACGTATCCAACACCCGCATGCCCAATTCCACTTCTATGCAAGATCGACATGTACAATTTCAGCCCTAAAAATATCAGAGAAATGATGTCCGTATTCAAACACTTACACAAAAATTTTGTTAACCTCATAAAATTCCTTgtttacttcaagaaagaaATTATTGCATGTAGGAGAAACTCTGAATCTTATAATGCGTTAACAACTACGATTCTTGAAGTGGCCCCTGTCTGCCAAAAACTGTAA